From the genome of Kaistella daneshvariae, one region includes:
- a CDS encoding HAD family hydrolase: MKKLYCFDFDGTLTFKDTMFLFLKFYNPMKFYAQFIKHIPLFVLLKMNLAEAEKVKKSFISSVLKGESRKNIELKSQIFFDLFHQKILREHALEFIKNIDRTQTESFLVTASLDIWVKPFADYLKMNLLATKGEFIDGKFTGNFLGKNCNGDEKVNRIKMAILGRKFDKTIAFGDTAADRPMLNWADEGHYKFFH, from the coding sequence ATGAAAAAGTTATACTGTTTTGATTTTGATGGAACTTTAACCTTCAAAGACACCATGTTTTTGTTTTTAAAGTTCTATAATCCGATGAAATTTTACGCGCAATTCATCAAACATATCCCGCTTTTTGTTTTACTGAAAATGAATTTGGCTGAAGCTGAAAAAGTGAAAAAAAGTTTTATTTCTTCAGTTCTGAAAGGTGAATCCAGAAAAAATATCGAGCTAAAAAGCCAAATTTTCTTCGATTTGTTTCATCAAAAAATCCTGCGCGAACACGCGTTGGAATTCATTAAAAATATCGACCGCACACAAACCGAAAGCTTTTTGGTCACGGCTTCGCTGGACATTTGGGTAAAACCATTTGCTGATTATTTAAAAATGAATTTACTTGCCACAAAAGGGGAATTTATTGATGGGAAATTTACCGGAAATTTCCTGGGAAAAAACTGCAACGGCGATGAAAAGGTAAATCGGATAAAAATGGCCATTTTGGGCCGAAAATTTGACAAAACTATTGCCTTTGGTGATACCGCGGCAGATCGCCCCATGTTGAACTGGGCAGATGAAGGTCATTATAAATTTTTTCATTAA
- a CDS encoding glucose-1-phosphate adenylyltransferase, translating into MKPSVISIVLGGGRGSRLFPLTNTRSKPAVPIAGKYRLVDIPISNCLNSGFNRILVLTQFNSASLNSHIKNSFHFDIFSKGFVDILAAEQNVENDQWYQGTADAVRQSMKHLDKYEYDYILILSGDQLYQMDFREMIDFHCHNKGDITIATIPVNAHDATGFGILKSDDEGNITSFIEKPSEEVLHEWKSEVSEKNRNQSKEYLASMGIYVFSKAVLKKMFEDDPGDDFGGELIPNAIGTYKTLSFQFEGYWTDIGTIQSFFEANLNLTRNFPDFNLFSNRPIYTRARMLPPSKILGSYVSKAIFGDGCIVMADKIENSIVGNRSRIDKGSTLVNTYMMGADFYQDTNEIVENDQNGSPNVGVGKYCYIERAILDKNCRIGDNARIIGGRHLEDGDFETHSIKDGIVVVKKNAVIHPGTQIP; encoded by the coding sequence ATGAAACCCAGTGTAATCTCGATAGTTCTCGGCGGCGGTAGGGGAAGCCGGTTGTTTCCGCTCACCAATACGCGTTCAAAACCCGCGGTGCCCATCGCAGGAAAATACCGCCTGGTGGACATTCCGATTTCAAACTGTTTAAATTCTGGGTTTAACCGAATTTTGGTGCTCACGCAGTTTAATTCGGCCTCGCTGAATTCGCACATTAAAAACTCATTTCACTTCGATATTTTCAGCAAAGGATTTGTGGATATTTTAGCCGCAGAACAAAACGTGGAGAACGACCAGTGGTATCAGGGAACAGCTGATGCGGTGCGCCAGTCTATGAAACATCTGGACAAGTACGAATACGATTATATTTTAATTCTTTCGGGCGACCAACTTTATCAAATGGATTTCCGGGAAATGATCGATTTTCACTGCCATAATAAAGGAGATATCACCATCGCCACAATTCCGGTAAACGCACACGATGCCACGGGGTTCGGTATTTTAAAATCTGATGACGAAGGGAATATCACTTCATTTATTGAAAAGCCTTCAGAAGAAGTTTTGCACGAATGGAAATCGGAGGTTTCGGAAAAAAACCGTAACCAGAGCAAAGAATATTTGGCTTCGATGGGAATTTATGTTTTCAGCAAAGCTGTCTTAAAAAAGATGTTCGAAGATGATCCGGGCGACGATTTTGGGGGAGAATTAATACCAAACGCCATCGGCACCTATAAAACTTTAAGTTTTCAATTTGAAGGTTACTGGACGGATATCGGAACGATACAGTCTTTCTTTGAGGCAAATTTAAATTTAACCAGAAATTTCCCCGATTTTAATTTATTCAGCAACAGACCCATTTATACGCGCGCACGGATGTTGCCTCCGTCGAAAATTCTCGGTTCATACGTGAGTAAAGCCATTTTTGGTGATGGCTGTATTGTGATGGCAGACAAGATTGAAAATTCAATTGTCGGAAACAGAAGCCGCATTGATAAAGGAAGCACTTTGGTGAATACCTATATGATGGGCGCGGATTTTTATCAGGACACCAATGAAATAGTAGAGAACGACCAAAACGGCAGCCCGAATGTAGGCGTGGGAAAATATTGCTACATCGAAAGAGCAATTCTGGATAAAAACTGCCGCATCGGTGACAACGCGCGCATTATTGGAGGACGGCATCTTGAGGACGGCGATTTCGAAACCCATTCTATTAAGGACGGCATTGTAGTCGTGAAAAAAAATGCAGTCATACATCCCGGAACGCAAATTCCGTAA
- a CDS encoding lipocalin family protein: MKNLLVAGIIGAAMTVSCSTAKTAQANRAEFMNLKGDWEITSVNYDNNYKVKPFDENADAQCFVGSHWTLVPNNWTGSYMINGGADCPSVIQPIKFEVVNGTEFKFKKLVEGSKAKEVVSGYSLNLINQTDNQFSLEQNVPADGQNVRIVYNFERTSAK, translated from the coding sequence ATGAAAAATTTACTAGTAGCGGGAATAATTGGAGCAGCAATGACTGTTTCTTGTTCTACCGCAAAAACAGCCCAGGCAAACCGTGCAGAATTTATGAATTTGAAAGGAGATTGGGAAATAACCAGCGTTAACTATGATAACAATTACAAAGTAAAGCCCTTTGATGAAAATGCTGATGCCCAATGTTTTGTTGGCAGCCACTGGACTTTAGTACCAAATAACTGGACCGGCAGCTACATGATTAACGGTGGTGCAGATTGCCCAAGCGTTATCCAGCCTATTAAATTTGAAGTGGTGAATGGCACCGAATTTAAATTTAAAAAACTTGTTGAAGGTTCCAAAGCGAAGGAAGTGGTTTCGGGATACTCTTTGAATTTAATTAACCAAACCGATAACCAGTTCAGTTTAGAACAAAACGTTCCGGCAGACGGACAAAACGTAAGAATCGTTTACAACTTCGAAAGAACTTCAGCAAAATAA
- a CDS encoding FAD-binding oxidoreductase, translating to MKPNFKQKVSNWGNFPVVEKEMRSEDSLAKIQEYVRNHHEIIARGNGRCYGDAALAENIFSTKRLNKFISFDRLNGIIECESGVLLSEVLEVIIPQGYFLYVTPGTKYITVGGAIASDVHGKNHHAEGCFSEYVLEFSLLNENGEVLNCSRSDNADKFWATIGGMGLSGIILSAKFKLKNIETSYIRQERIKAENLDEIFQLFDESESYTYNVAWIDCLQKGENLGRSILMRGEHAFKHELPLNLQNNLLQLQKKISPKIPFFFPGFVLNNLTVKLFNFLYFKKQSKKMVKNIVHFEDFFYPLDVVKDWNRIYGKNGFIQYQLVLPKATGKEGMKKILETIAASGNGSFLAVLKLFGKANEEAYNSFPIEGYTLALDFKMNAKLKNLVEKLDKIVESYGGRIYLTKDSMSKPSLVNYLENVNNSKFVSLQSKRIQNG from the coding sequence ATGAAACCGAATTTTAAGCAAAAGGTCTCTAACTGGGGGAATTTTCCGGTGGTGGAAAAGGAAATGCGGAGCGAAGATTCTTTAGCGAAAATTCAGGAATATGTGCGGAATCACCATGAGATTATCGCACGTGGAAACGGCCGCTGCTATGGCGATGCCGCTCTGGCTGAAAATATTTTTTCCACCAAAAGGCTCAACAAATTCATTAGTTTCGACCGGCTTAACGGCATCATCGAATGTGAATCTGGTGTTCTACTTTCGGAGGTTTTAGAAGTTATCATTCCACAGGGATATTTTCTCTACGTGACGCCAGGCACCAAATATATTACTGTTGGCGGCGCCATTGCTTCGGATGTACACGGCAAAAATCATCATGCAGAAGGCTGTTTTTCCGAATATGTTCTGGAATTCTCATTATTAAACGAAAACGGTGAAGTGCTGAATTGCTCGCGAAGCGACAATGCTGATAAATTTTGGGCTACTATTGGTGGAATGGGACTTTCCGGAATTATTCTTTCAGCAAAATTTAAGCTGAAGAATATTGAAACTTCCTACATCCGCCAGGAAAGGATAAAAGCTGAAAATTTAGACGAGATTTTCCAGCTTTTTGATGAAAGCGAATCCTATACATACAACGTCGCCTGGATCGATTGTCTGCAAAAAGGTGAAAATCTGGGGCGAAGTATTTTAATGCGCGGCGAACATGCCTTCAAACATGAATTGCCGCTAAATCTGCAAAATAATTTGTTACAGCTTCAGAAAAAAATATCGCCCAAAATTCCGTTCTTTTTTCCAGGTTTTGTTTTGAATAATCTCACGGTAAAACTTTTCAATTTCCTTTACTTTAAGAAACAAAGTAAAAAGATGGTGAAAAATATCGTGCATTTTGAGGACTTTTTTTATCCTTTGGATGTGGTCAAGGATTGGAACCGCATTTATGGAAAAAACGGTTTTATCCAATACCAACTGGTCTTGCCAAAAGCAACAGGTAAGGAAGGAATGAAAAAAATACTGGAAACCATCGCGGCCAGCGGCAACGGCTCTTTCCTGGCGGTGCTGAAACTTTTCGGAAAAGCAAATGAAGAAGCTTATAATTCTTTCCCGATTGAAGGGTATACTTTGGCGCTGGATTTTAAAATGAATGCAAAACTGAAAAATCTGGTCGAAAAGCTCGATAAAATTGTAGAAAGCTACGGCGGTAGAATCTATCTCACCAAAGATTCCATGAGCAAACCCTCACTTGTAAATTATTTGGAAAACGTGAATAATTCCAAGTTTGTGTCGCTGCAGTCCAAAAGAATCCAGAACGGCTAA
- a CDS encoding SDR family NAD(P)-dependent oxidoreductase, producing the protein MIVLGSNSEVAQAFVEKALNSGEKHSKIFLFTSNRETAEKFAKHLEVKYVQQSEIIELNLLKPIDFSTFENISSNLLFCATGFLGSGTEEGLYDNRNTKNIIDVNYAKLVPVLNYFADKMERKRIGTMIVLSSVAGERGRQSNFIYGSAKAGLTAYLSGLRNYLFDKKVHVLTVKPGFMATKMTEGLPLNPKLTATPKQAADAIYKAYKNGRNTAYILPIWALIMLIIRNIPEFIFKKLKL; encoded by the coding sequence ATGATTGTTTTAGGAAGCAATTCTGAGGTTGCGCAGGCTTTTGTAGAAAAAGCGCTGAATTCGGGTGAAAAACACTCCAAGATCTTTCTGTTTACCTCTAACCGGGAAACAGCGGAAAAGTTCGCAAAACATCTGGAGGTGAAATATGTTCAGCAGTCTGAAATTATCGAACTTAATTTGCTGAAGCCCATCGACTTTTCAACTTTCGAAAATATCAGTTCCAATTTGCTTTTCTGCGCCACCGGATTTTTGGGTTCAGGAACCGAAGAAGGCCTTTACGACAATCGGAATACCAAAAATATCATCGACGTTAATTACGCGAAACTCGTCCCGGTTTTAAATTATTTTGCAGATAAAATGGAAAGAAAACGCATTGGAACCATGATCGTGCTTTCCTCGGTTGCGGGCGAACGCGGGCGCCAAAGCAATTTTATTTACGGCAGCGCGAAAGCTGGTTTAACAGCTTATTTAAGCGGTTTGCGAAATTATCTGTTTGATAAAAAAGTGCACGTTTTAACCGTAAAACCAGGTTTTATGGCGACAAAAATGACCGAAGGATTGCCTTTAAATCCAAAATTGACAGCAACGCCAAAACAGGCCGCTGACGCAATTTACAAAGCGTATAAAAATGGCAGAAACACGGCTTATATTTTACCTATTTGGGCTTTAATAATGCTGATTATCAGAAATATACCGGAATTTATTTTTAAGAAATTAAAGCTTTAA
- a CDS encoding OmpA family protein codes for MNLFNKTNIAALFISTSLMMTSCDTVKNANNQQKGTVIGTAAGAVIGGIIGNNVGKGKNAPVGAVLGGIVGGVAGNVIGGKMDKQAKEIKETLPGAEVERVGEGIKVTMKENMVNFGFDSSNLTSAAQMNLDKLAEVLKNNPDTNINIYGYTDSKGTDSYNLSLSDRRAAAVKSYLISKGVDASRMITMGRGEQEPIATNDTDEGRAQNRRVEFAITANEEMINDAKTGN; via the coding sequence ATGAATCTTTTTAATAAAACAAATATTGCAGCGCTTTTCATCTCAACATCCTTAATGATGACCAGTTGCGACACTGTAAAAAACGCAAATAATCAACAGAAAGGAACCGTCATCGGAACTGCTGCAGGAGCAGTAATCGGCGGGATCATCGGTAATAATGTAGGGAAAGGTAAAAATGCACCAGTGGGCGCTGTTCTTGGCGGTATTGTAGGTGGTGTTGCCGGTAACGTAATCGGCGGAAAAATGGATAAACAGGCGAAAGAAATTAAAGAAACATTACCTGGCGCCGAAGTGGAAAGAGTAGGTGAAGGTATTAAAGTAACCATGAAAGAAAATATGGTAAATTTTGGTTTCGATTCTTCAAACCTTACTTCTGCAGCACAAATGAACCTTGATAAATTAGCAGAAGTCCTTAAAAATAACCCGGACACCAATATTAATATTTATGGTTATACCGACAGCAAAGGTACCGATAGCTACAACCTTTCACTTTCAGACAGACGTGCAGCAGCGGTGAAATCTTATCTGATTTCCAAAGGTGTGGACGCTTCCCGAATGATTACCATGGGACGTGGCGAACAGGAACCTATTGCAACCAACGATACTGATGAAGGCAGAGCTCAAAACAGGCGAGTTGAATTTGCAATTACTGCAAATGAAGAAATGATTAATGATGCTAAAACCGGAAATTAA
- a CDS encoding cysteine desulfurase family protein has protein sequence MNKIYLDNAATTPLSEEVIDTMVAVLKTNYGNPSSTHSFGQEAKILLENVRRDVANYLHVTPAEIIFTSCGTESNNMIIKSCVNHLGVERIITSPLEHKCVAETVLDMKKRKGVEVVYLRPNSKGDISLDDLTEALQKSDKKTLVSLMHANNEIGNLLDIKKVAEICKENNALFHSDTVQSMAHMELDFSDIKVDFASCSAHKFHGPKGSGFAFVRKSSGLKGIITGGPQERSLRAGTENVCGIAGLGKALELSVNHMEEYSTHIKEIKKYAIEQLTQKIDGIKFNGRSAEMDASLDTVLSLLLPFKDPMIGLKLDMKGIAISQGSACSSGASKPSMVMMMILNEDEMNSTTPLRVSFSHLTTKEEIDALVAALEGIAESFKIENHDIEHR, from the coding sequence ATGAATAAGATTTATTTGGATAATGCGGCTACAACACCGCTTTCCGAGGAAGTTATAGATACGATGGTGGCGGTTTTGAAAACCAATTACGGCAACCCGTCTTCAACGCACAGTTTCGGGCAGGAGGCGAAAATTCTTCTGGAAAATGTCCGCCGCGATGTTGCCAATTATCTGCACGTAACGCCTGCAGAAATTATTTTTACCTCGTGTGGAACCGAGTCGAACAACATGATTATCAAATCGTGTGTGAATCATTTAGGTGTGGAGCGCATCATCACGTCGCCGCTGGAACATAAATGCGTGGCGGAAACGGTGCTCGACATGAAAAAGAGAAAAGGTGTTGAGGTGGTTTATCTGCGCCCGAACAGCAAAGGCGATATCAGTTTAGATGATCTAACCGAAGCGCTTCAAAAATCCGACAAAAAAACATTGGTTTCGCTGATGCACGCCAATAACGAAATCGGTAATCTGCTAGACATCAAAAAAGTTGCTGAAATCTGCAAAGAAAATAACGCGCTTTTCCATTCAGATACCGTACAGTCGATGGCGCATATGGAGCTTGATTTTTCGGATATTAAGGTTGATTTTGCCTCTTGCAGCGCACATAAATTTCACGGACCGAAAGGCAGCGGATTTGCTTTTGTGCGAAAATCTTCTGGTTTAAAAGGAATTATCACCGGTGGACCGCAGGAAAGAAGTCTGCGTGCGGGCACCGAAAATGTGTGCGGAATTGCCGGGCTTGGTAAAGCGCTGGAACTTTCCGTAAATCATATGGAAGAATATTCCACCCACATTAAAGAAATTAAAAAATACGCGATTGAGCAGCTTACGCAGAAAATCGATGGGATAAAATTTAACGGCAGAAGTGCTGAAATGGACGCCAGCTTAGATACGGTTTTAAGTCTGCTTTTGCCATTTAAAGATCCGATGATCGGTTTGAAACTCGATATGAAAGGCATTGCGATTTCTCAGGGAAGTGCCTGTTCGTCGGGAGCTTCAAAACCTTCCATGGTGATGATGATGATTTTGAATGAAGATGAAATGAACAGTACCACACCTTTAAGAGTTTCCTTCAGTCATTTAACAACAAAAGAGGAGATTGACGCTTTGGTAGCGGCGCTTGAAGGTATTGCGGAAAGCTTCAAAATAGAAAATCATGATATTGAACATAGATAG
- a CDS encoding decaprenyl-phosphate phosphoribosyltransferase, giving the protein MNKYLKLLRVEQWVKNLFVFAPLFFSGNITNLELLIKSIFAFLTFSFIASSIYIINDYSDMESDRKHPEKKNRPLASGTVSKATAKFFLAILLALVVLTIFTMQTLYATNYWQFAVIILFYFVMNLAYTFKLKHVAIVDVCIISVGFVLRVLAGGYASGILISQWAILLTFVLALVLAIGKRRGELVNAQVSGRTRKSLDGYNVQFADIALSISCALAIVCYLMFTLSPEVQQRFHPRVFYTVFFVVFAFLRYLQQTLVYNRTESPTKIIYKDRYIQVTLVFWLAAFLLQIYFK; this is encoded by the coding sequence ATGAATAAATATCTAAAACTGCTGCGGGTGGAGCAATGGGTGAAAAACCTTTTTGTTTTCGCACCTTTATTTTTTTCCGGCAACATTACCAATCTCGAGCTTTTGATTAAAAGCATTTTTGCTTTTCTCACCTTTTCTTTCATAGCCAGCAGCATTTATATCATCAATGATTATTCGGATATGGAATCGGACCGCAAGCATCCCGAGAAAAAGAATCGTCCGCTCGCCAGTGGAACTGTTTCCAAAGCAACTGCTAAGTTTTTTTTAGCTATTTTGCTTGCACTGGTTGTACTTACCATCTTCACCATGCAAACGCTTTACGCCACAAATTACTGGCAATTTGCGGTGATTATTCTGTTCTATTTCGTGATGAATCTCGCGTACACTTTCAAGCTGAAACATGTGGCGATTGTTGATGTTTGCATCATTTCGGTCGGTTTTGTACTGCGCGTACTGGCCGGTGGTTATGCCAGCGGAATTTTAATCTCGCAGTGGGCAATTTTACTGACTTTCGTTTTAGCATTGGTTTTGGCCATCGGAAAAAGACGTGGCGAGCTGGTGAATGCGCAGGTTTCCGGCAGAACCAGAAAATCATTGGATGGTTATAATGTTCAGTTCGCAGACATTGCACTTTCCATTAGTTGCGCGCTTGCAATTGTGTGTTATCTGATGTTTACATTATCACCGGAAGTGCAGCAGCGCTTTCATCCGCGGGTTTTTTATACCGTTTTTTTCGTGGTTTTTGCATTTTTACGTTACCTTCAGCAAACGTTGGTGTACAATAGAACGGAATCTCCTACTAAAATTATCTACAAAGACCGCTACATCCAGGTGACCTTGGTGTTTTGGCTTGCAGCATTTTTACTTCAAATTTATTTTAAATAA
- the trxA gene encoding thioredoxin → MALEITDQSFKETVLNSDKPVLVDFWAVWCGPCRMLGPIIEEVATDFDGRAIVGKVDVDNNQQVSVDYGIRNIPTVLIFKNGEVVDKIVGVASKEVITEKLSAHL, encoded by the coding sequence ATGGCATTAGAGATTACAGATCAATCGTTCAAAGAAACGGTATTGAATTCAGATAAACCGGTGTTGGTAGATTTTTGGGCAGTATGGTGCGGACCGTGCAGAATGTTGGGACCAATTATCGAAGAGGTTGCTACAGACTTTGATGGCCGTGCAATAGTAGGAAAAGTAGATGTGGATAACAACCAGCAGGTTTCTGTGGACTACGGAATCCGCAATATCCCCACTGTTTTAATCTTTAAAAACGGAGAAGTGGTGGATAAAATCGTTGGTGTGGCATCCAAAGAGGTGATTACCGAAAAATTGTCTGCACATTTGTAG